A single Anopheles arabiensis isolate DONGOLA chromosome 2, AaraD3, whole genome shotgun sequence DNA region contains:
- the LOC120894952 gene encoding chymotrypsin inhibitor Ani s 6-like produces the protein MRLSLVVCFIVIVAFATIGAQKAGCVKEICPARERYQCCGSCIQRTCALEDDTTCPDVCYKGCYCKQGYVRKYAPDGPCIRQDKCPRTIPTRPPRK, from the exons ATGCGCCTCTCATTGGTAGTGTGTTTTATAGTGATCGTAGCGTTCGCTACAATCGGTGCACAAAAGGCGGGATGTGTGAAGG AAATCTGCCCAGCCCGGGAGCGGTACCAGTGTTGCGGCTCGTGCATTCAGCGCACTTGTGCCCTGGAGGATGATACTACATGTCCGGACGTGTGCTACAAGGGTTGCTACTGCAAGCAGGGATACGTGAGGAAGTACGCACCGGACGGTCCCTGCATTCGGCAGGACAAGTGTCCCCGAACTATTCCAACCCGCCCGCCACGTAAATAG
- the LOC120894942 gene encoding UDP-glucosyltransferase 2, which translates to MTLRILLLAGLLAASCCSGADILMITMGGTKSHKIPFLELAKGLIPRGHNITFLNGFPADFTLHGLQEVTPSGLVEYIRNYTNWDLLGARMRGDMPLSLWDVFRFSWQICDATLEDKETMDLLGRKFDLMILDGAFPECALGLVYRLGVPFMYINTVGFYTGTMALAGNPVPYSTTPAFYRPVTDDMSFFERLSNAFYTLVGDVVYTPSMLYLQHMVRRHLGSDVPNIWNLSRNVSFILQNGQASVTYPRPLLPNVAEIACIHCKPAAPLPKDLEDFIAGAGESGFIYVSMGSSVKAANMPDHLRQLLVQAFARLPYRVLWKYEASPALLTDLPANVKIGRWLPQQDILGHRKLRAFVTHGGLLSMFETVYHGVPVVTMPVFCDHDANAAKAVADGYALKLDLETITSERLVRAIHKVIHDPTYRRDAKRRQVLLKDQRSTPLETAIYWTEYVIRHNGAYHLQSPARNLNFLQYYCLDQVLFLIGVVYLLRALTRLYLNPRIVQLGKEKLH; encoded by the exons ATGACACTGCGGATCCTGCTGCTGGCGGGACTGCTGGCCGCATCCTGCTGCTCGGGGGCCGACATTCTCATGATCACGATGGGTGGTACCAAATCGCACAAGATCCCGTTTTTGGAACTGGCCAAGGGTCTCATCCCACG CGGTCATAATATAACGTTTCTGAACGGGTTTCCGGCCGACTTTACGCTGCACGGTCTGCAGGAGGTCACACCGTCCGGGCTGGTTGAGTACATCCGCAACTATACGAACTGGGATCTGCTCGGTGCACGGATGCGTGGTGATATGCCGCTGTCCTTGTGGGATGTGTTCCGATTTTCCTGGCAG ATCTGTGACGCAACGCTAGAGGACAAGGAAACGATGGACCTGCTGGGGCGTAAGTTTGACCTCATGATCTTGGACGGCGCATTCCCAGAATGTGCCCTCGGGCTGGTGTACCGGCTCGGCGTACCGTTCATGTACATCAACACGGTCGGCTTCTACACCGGCACGATGGCTTTGGCGGGCAATCCCGTACCGTACTCGACGACGCCCGCCTTCTATCGCCCGGTGACGGACGACATGAGCTTCTTCGAGCGCCTGTCCAACGCGTTCTACACGCTGGTGGGCGACGTAGTGTACACC CCCTCGATGCTCTACCTGCAGCACATGGTGCGGCGCCATCTCGGCTCGGACGTGCCGAACATCTGGAACCTGTCCCGCAACGTGAGCTTCATCCTGCAGAATGGGCAGGCGAGCGTAACGTACCCCCGGCCGCTCCTGCCGAACGTGGCGGAAATCGCCTGCATCCACTGCAAACCGGCCGCCCCGCTGCCCAAGGATCTGGAGGACTTCATTGCCGGGGCGGGCGAGTCGGGCTTTATCTACGTATCGATGGGCTCGTCGGTGAAGGCGGCCAACATGCCGGACCATCTGCGCCAGCTGCTGGTACAGGCGTTTGCCCGCCTCCCCTACCGGGTGCTGTGGAAGTACGAGGCGAGCCCAGCGCTGCTAACGGATCTGCCGGCGAACGTTAAGATTGGCCGGTGGTTGCCGCAGCAGGACATCCTCGGCCACCGGAAGCTGCGTGCGTTCGTAACGCACGGTGGGCTGCTCAGCATGTTCGAAACGGTGTACCACGGTGTGCCGGTCGTGACCATGCCCGTGTTCTGCGACCATGATGCGAACGCGGCAAAGGCCGTCGCCGACGGGTACGCCCTGAAGCTCGACCTGGAAACGATCACGAGCGAACGGTTGGTGCGTGCCATCCACAAGGTGATCCACGACCCTACGTACCGCCGGGATGCCAA ACGACGGCAGGTTCTGCTGAAAGACCAAAGATCGACACCGCTCGAGACGGCCATCTACTGGACGGAGTACGTGATTCGTCACAACGGCGCATACCATTTGCAGTCGCCGGCACGAAACTTAAA CTTCCTCCAGTACTACTGTCTGGATCAGGTGCTATTCTTGATCGGTGTCGTTTACCTGCTGCGAGCATTGACCCGTCTGTATCTGAACCCACGAATCGTGCAGCTGGGCAAGGAGAAACTTCACTGA
- the LOC120894945 gene encoding uncharacterized protein LOC120894945, whose protein sequence is MKLALLCCVPLLAALLVSSTAAQRAEDALKQSYDGTESSAVREQPEQRCIPTKECPPDEVFKCCGPCYQLNCYGTVLDCAGRCYAECYCASGFVREYPGGRCIPKLFCQRPPLPILSDYEDLLVE, encoded by the exons ATGAAGCTCGCACTACTTTGCTGTGTTCCATTGCTTGCAGCGTTGCTAGTTTCCAGCACGGCTGCTCAACGCGCAGAAGATGCACTCAAACAAAGCTATGATGGTACCGAAAGTTCAGCCGTGCGTGAACAACCCGAGCAGCGTTGCATTCCTACTA AGGAATGTCCTCCCGATGAGGTGTTCAAATGCTGTGGACCCTGCTATCAGCTGAACTGCTACGGTACCGTGCTGGACTGTGCCGGACGATGCTACGCCGAGTGCTACTGTGCCAGCGGCTTTGTCCGAGAGTATCCCGGCGGTCGCTGCATTCCCAAGCTGTTCTGCCAGCGGCCACCACTGCCGATTCTTTCCGACTATGAGGACTTGCTCGTGGAATAA
- the LOC120894946 gene encoding trypsin inhibitor-like, with protein MKFFVLLGAALLLAAGAALADNSNETSSVESQEVSCPAEPCKGQYEEWRCCGKCQEVCFQKQLKCTTKCTKGCYCLEGFVRQYADGKCIPKKLCHHYWSRAFSSGGKR; from the exons ATGAAATTCTTTGTCCTGCTGGGAGCGgcactgctgctggctgctggcGCAGCATTGGCAGACAATTCGAACGAAACGTCCAGCGTAGAGTCGCAGGAAGTTAGTTGTCCTGCAG AACCCTGCAAAGGGCAGTACGAGGAGTGGCGGTGCTGCGGCAAATGCCAGGAAGTGTGCTTTCAAAAGCAGCTCAAGTGCACCACGAAATGTACCAAGGGATGCTACTGTCTGGAGGGATTCGTCCGCCAGTACGCGGATGGCAAATGTATACCGAAGAAGCTGTGCCATCACTACTGGAGCAGAGCTTTTAGCAGCGGCGGTAAAAGATGA